The Gemmatimonadota bacterium genome segment CGTCGGAGTCGAGTTCCTTCAATGCCTCGAGCGCCCCCGCCACTTCGGACCGCGGAGCGTGATCGGTGCCCATGGCATCGAGGATGATCCGCATAGGCTAGAGAGGGAGCCGCGACATCGCTCGGGAGACCCCCGACCTAGTCGATCTCGACTTCGAGAACCAGCTCCCCCCGATAATGTCCACAGCTGGGGCACACCCGATGCGGGACCTTGGCGTCACCACAGTTCGGGCAATTGTGGACCGTCACAGCCTCGGCTTTGTAGTGCGTGCGACGCTTCCGCTTGCGCTGTTTCGAGGTCCGCTTTTTTGGAACCGCCATTACCTACTCACTTGTTCTTGAGCGCCCTGAGTGCCTCCCACCTGGGGTCGGCCTCCTCCACCGTGCACGTGCACGAATCGGTGTTCCGATTCACGCCGCACGTCGGACAGAGACCTCGGCAATCGGGATCACAAACGACGTATTTATCGACCGCGAGCATCAGCTCCTCGCGCACCGCGTTGCTCACATCAAACTCACCGCCCGGATCGAACACGTGAGTGCCGTCGTCGTCTTCGAACCCCGGAGCGTCCGAGGATACAAAAACCAATGTGACAGCGTGTTCGAGACTACCCGTCACGGGCTCGAGGCAGCGCCTGCACGTCTGTGCCAACGCTCCCTCGATGACACCTCGCACCACGACCTCTCCGGTGCCCGCGTGCGAAGCCTTGAGCCGTACATCGACCGGGCCAGCCCACTCGATGCCACTCTCATCCCACAGTGGTGCATCGGCAGGAAGTCGAGCCTCGACCAGCACGGAACCCTCCCGGCTCAGGCGACCGAGATCGAGACTTAGCATAGTTGCGAAAGCTAGCCAGGGGCCGGGAATTGTCCAGGCTACCAGACCCCTAGTCGCTCGTGTCCGGAGAAGAAGAAAGCGATCTCGTTGGCGGCGTTCTCGTCGGAGTCAGAGGCGTGGATGGCGTTCTTGCCCTTCGACTCGGCGAAGAGCTTGCGCACCGTGCCCTCCGCGGCTTCGGCCGGGTCGGTGGCGCCGATCTCTTCGCGTAGCTTGGCCACCGCGTCGTCCGCCTCGAGCACCATCGGAATCACGGGGCCCGAGGTCATGAACTCGACCAATTCATCATAGAATGGTCGCCCCTCGTGCACCGCATAGAACGCACGTGCCTGGGCCCGGCCGAGGACTGTGAGCTTCAAGGACGTCACCGAAAAGCCCGCGTTCTCCAGGTGCGCGAGAATCTTCCCGGCCTTCCCGGCATCGACGGCATCTGGTTTGATGATCGCCAGAGTTCGACTCATGAGTCGCTTTCTTCTTCGCTGTTCGCCCGAGTGACACCGTCGTGGAAAGCGCGCAGAATCGTGTCGCGTGTGACAAATCCGATAAACTCTCCGTCGCGCACTACCGGGAGCTGCTCGACGTCCCGGTTCACCATCGTATTGGCTGCCTCGTCCAGCAGCTGGTCCTCAGACACGCAAAGCACCGCTCGCGTCATCACATCCCTGGCAAGCAACTCCTCCCGGTCGGGCGCACCTGAGCGCTCGTTCAGCACGCGGTCCAGCGCGTCGCCCGAGGTGATGATTCCCAACACCTCGTACCGTTCACCGACGACGGGCACCGCGCGCAGTTCGCGTCGGACCATCAAGTCCACGACTTCAGCGAGCGGAGTATCCGCATAGACCCGGTATTGCCCTGGCTTCAGAGCGTCTTCGACCAGCAATGGTTCGTCTTCCATAACGTTCCGCCCTGTCCCTAGTTCAGTGCGTCCTGGATCAAAGCGACGAGGTCCGCAGGACGCTTTGCCACCGCGATCCCGTTTTCCTCGAAGGCCTTCATCTTTTCCTCCGCCGTACCGGCCGAGCCGCTGATGATCGCACCGGCATGTCCCATTCGGCGTCCCGGGGGAGCCGTCTGGCCGG includes the following:
- a CDS encoding DUF177 domain-containing protein: MLVEARLPADAPLWDESGIEWAGPVDVRLKASHAGTGEVVVRGVIEGALAQTCRRCLEPVTGSLEHAVTLVFVSSDAPGFEDDDGTHVFDPGGEFDVSNAVREELMLAVDKYVVCDPDCRGLCPTCGVNRNTDSCTCTVEEADPRWEALRALKNK
- a CDS encoding CBS domain-containing protein, encoding MEDEPLLVEDALKPGQYRVYADTPLAEVVDLMVRRELRAVPVVGERYEVLGIITSGDALDRVLNERSGAPDREELLARDVMTRAVLCVSEDQLLDEAANTMVNRDVEQLPVVRDGEFIGFVTRDTILRAFHDGVTRANSEEESDS
- the rpmF gene encoding 50S ribosomal protein L32, which gives rise to MAVPKKRTSKQRKRKRRTHYKAEAVTVHNCPNCGDAKVPHRVCPSCGHYRGELVLEVEID
- the ndk gene encoding nucleoside-diphosphate kinase, with protein sequence MSRTLAIIKPDAVDAGKAGKILAHLENAGFSVTSLKLTVLGRAQARAFYAVHEGRPFYDELVEFMTSGPVIPMVLEADDAVAKLREEIGATDPAEAAEGTVRKLFAESKGKNAIHASDSDENAANEIAFFFSGHERLGVW